The Paenibacillus tianjinensis genome has a window encoding:
- a CDS encoding IS1182 family transposase, with product MYIQYTMDQLCLPMDLEEDIPENHLVRVVNAAVNRLDDTIFDAAYPGGGRDSYHPKMLTKVIIYAYTQRIYSSRQIAKAVRENIPFMWLAGRQRPDFRTLNRFRSQRMKDVLEMVFTAVLQFLADEKYISFEHYFVDGTKIEANANRYTFVWGKAVSKHKAKLQEKVHALFADIEAAEKQEEQEHRGQDLSELGESAEIDSEKLEQMTQSLESQLLKKPKNKPLKKAVRRLRKDLFPRLLKYEQYQNLLGDRNSFSKTDPDATFMRMKEDHMRNGQLKPGYNVQIGTENQFILAYSLHQRPTDTRCLQPHLEKVRQILGRLPRAVIADAGYGSEENYAYLENEHVKAVVKYGSYHKEKSKAWKEDIGKIENWTYDEAVDTWTCPAGQTLHFRKESKETLESGYEIRKRHYRSQSCVGCPLKERCTKAEGNREVVVSLERLRYQKQARAILQSEEGFTLAVRRMTEPESVFGQLKNNRGFRRFLLRGMEKVTLEVGWLSLAHNLLKQAANDQKRRAAILQ from the coding sequence TTGTACATTCAATATACCATGGACCAACTTTGCTTGCCAATGGATCTGGAAGAAGATATTCCCGAAAATCACCTCGTTCGTGTCGTTAACGCAGCCGTCAATCGGCTAGACGACACCATCTTTGACGCTGCCTATCCCGGTGGCGGCCGTGACAGCTACCACCCTAAAATGCTCACCAAAGTCATTATCTATGCGTATACGCAGCGCATTTATTCCTCCCGGCAAATCGCCAAAGCGGTCCGAGAAAACATTCCCTTCATGTGGCTAGCGGGACGACAACGCCCGGATTTCCGCACGCTCAACCGCTTTCGTTCTCAGCGGATGAAGGACGTCCTAGAAATGGTATTTACCGCCGTGCTTCAGTTTCTGGCGGACGAGAAATACATCTCCTTCGAGCATTATTTTGTAGATGGCACAAAAATAGAGGCAAATGCGAATCGCTATACCTTCGTGTGGGGTAAAGCCGTTAGTAAGCATAAAGCCAAGCTGCAAGAAAAGGTACATGCATTGTTTGCCGACATTGAGGCTGCAGAGAAACAAGAAGAACAGGAACACCGCGGCCAGGATCTGAGCGAACTTGGCGAGTCCGCCGAGATCGACAGTGAGAAACTTGAACAAATGACCCAGTCGTTAGAGTCGCAACTGCTGAAGAAGCCCAAGAACAAGCCATTGAAAAAAGCGGTTCGGAGGCTCCGTAAGGATCTGTTTCCGAGACTGCTGAAATATGAGCAATACCAAAACCTGCTCGGGGACCGAAACAGCTTTAGTAAGACGGACCCGGATGCCACCTTCATGCGGATGAAGGAAGATCACATGCGAAACGGTCAACTCAAACCCGGCTACAATGTACAGATCGGCACCGAAAACCAGTTTATTTTGGCGTACAGTCTACACCAAAGACCGACGGATACGCGTTGTTTACAGCCGCACTTAGAAAAGGTGCGGCAGATCCTAGGGAGACTTCCGAGGGCGGTGATCGCGGATGCCGGCTACGGCAGTGAAGAAAATTATGCCTATTTGGAAAACGAACACGTGAAGGCCGTGGTCAAATACGGCAGCTACCACAAAGAAAAGAGCAAAGCGTGGAAAGAGGATATCGGAAAGATTGAGAACTGGACGTACGACGAAGCCGTGGATACATGGACATGCCCCGCCGGACAAACGCTGCATTTTCGCAAAGAAAGCAAGGAAACGTTAGAGAGTGGATATGAAATCCGAAAACGTCATTACCGTAGCCAGAGCTGCGTGGGCTGTCCACTGAAGGAAAGATGTACGAAAGCCGAAGGAAATCGGGAAGTGGTTGTCAGTCTGGAACGACTGCGGTACCAGAAACAAGCTCGGGCAATTTTGCAAAGCGAGGAAGGCTTCACTTTGGCTGTACGTCGAATGACAGAACCAGAAAGTGTATTTGGACAACTAAAGAACAACCGGGGTTTCCGGCGGTTTCTGCTTCGCGGCATGGAAAAAGTGACGCTTGAAGTCGGATGGCTTTCCCTTGCCCACAATCTACTGAAGCAAGCTGCAAACGACCAAAAACGCAGAGCAGCGATCCTCCAATAA
- a CDS encoding carboxylesterase/lipase family protein produces the protein MTKPVADTLYGKLQGTQSGGVNVWRGIPFAAPPVGNLRFRAPQPPEPWESIREALEFGPVAHQPASSSSIRFGGTQPVYSEDCLYLNVWAPAEVTEALPVMVWIHGGTFITGAGSQPMFEGANMASAGKVIVVTINYRLGPFGFLHLSPFGRYDSNLGLLDQIAALKWVQDNIAAFGGDPRRVTVFGESAGSMSIAALLAMPAAKGLFAGAIMQSGAAQTLKPQQSAEIAGALVAELGLTPGGDLSLLNTAPAEDILAAAARMAYKLAGDSLSMFFQPAIDPETLPVEPSQAVAEGAASGIRLLIGTNLHEGNLFFRGDREGASFDQSLQALEMLMGASNLAELASHYPKNWEGQAALLTDLYFWDNSIAFAEQQLPHAPVWMYRFDWTIPGHPVLDKAIHGAEIYYVFNTIELLHQYGLSVSPEMAAISEQMLGAWTAFAHKGSPEVPGLTWPSYVPGERATLIFDQETRVQVDPDREKRKRLLSAQAKTPQAAPVNGTQPQ, from the coding sequence GCGCTTCCGCGCTCCGCAGCCGCCGGAGCCATGGGAATCCATCCGGGAGGCGCTGGAATTCGGACCAGTCGCCCATCAGCCTGCCAGCTCCAGCAGCATCCGCTTTGGCGGGACGCAGCCGGTCTATTCGGAGGATTGCCTGTATCTGAATGTCTGGGCACCGGCGGAAGTGACAGAAGCTTTGCCGGTTATGGTCTGGATTCACGGCGGCACCTTTATCACAGGGGCTGGCAGCCAGCCGATGTTCGAAGGGGCAAACATGGCCAGCGCCGGCAAAGTCATCGTAGTTACGATAAATTACCGGCTGGGGCCCTTCGGGTTTTTGCATCTGTCGCCGTTCGGCCGGTATGATTCCAATCTCGGCCTGCTGGATCAGATTGCTGCACTGAAATGGGTGCAGGACAACATTGCCGCATTCGGAGGCGATCCCCGGCGTGTTACCGTCTTCGGTGAATCGGCAGGCAGTATGAGCATTGCCGCCCTGCTCGCGATGCCTGCCGCCAAAGGGCTGTTTGCCGGGGCTATTATGCAGAGCGGTGCGGCGCAGACCCTGAAGCCGCAGCAGAGTGCTGAGATTGCCGGGGCTTTGGTGGCGGAGCTCGGGCTAACTCCCGGTGGTGACCTGTCGCTGCTAAATACGGCTCCGGCTGAGGATATTCTGGCCGCCGCTGCCCGGATGGCCTATAAGCTGGCCGGCGATTCGCTAAGCATGTTCTTCCAGCCAGCCATCGATCCGGAGACACTGCCGGTAGAGCCGTCCCAGGCAGTAGCGGAGGGAGCGGCCAGCGGCATTCGCCTGCTGATCGGAACAAATCTGCATGAAGGCAACCTATTCTTCCGGGGAGACCGTGAGGGAGCAAGCTTTGATCAGTCACTCCAGGCACTGGAAATGCTGATGGGCGCCAGCAATCTGGCGGAGCTTGCCAGCCATTATCCTAAGAACTGGGAGGGCCAGGCAGCCCTTTTGACCGACCTGTATTTCTGGGACAACTCTATTGCCTTCGCCGAGCAGCAATTGCCGCATGCTCCTGTCTGGATGTACCGGTTCGACTGGACGATCCCCGGCCATCCGGTACTGGATAAGGCTATCCATGGCGCGGAAATCTATTATGTCTTTAATACGATAGAGCTGCTGCATCAGTACGGCTTGTCCGTCAGCCCGGAGATGGCAGCGATCTCGGAGCAGATGCTCGGGGCATGGACCGCTTTTGCCCACAAGGGCAGCCCTGAAGTCCCCGGCTTAACCTGGCCGAGTTACGTGCCGGGCGAACGTGCGACCCTGATCTTTGATCAGGAGACCCGTGTGCAGGTTGACCCGGACCGGGAGAAGCGCAAACGGCTGCTATCTGCGCAAGCTAAGACTCCGCAAGCCGCTCCGGTGAATGGAACCCAGCCTCAATAG